In Halobacteroides halobius DSM 5150, the genomic window TATATAGATTTGTAAAGTTATAAGTTTAATACTATACAAGGGATAACCTCCCTTGTATAGTATTCTATCTTTTTAAAATTCGTAATATTTAAAAGATAATTAACATATTAGATTTTTTAATGTGTTAAAGATATATTTTGTTAAAGTAAAAATTAAAAGGAGGAATAATAATGAGTTTAAAGACAAGACAAGTTTTAGCTATGGTAATGTTAGTGTCATTAATCTTACTATCAGTTGTAGGATGTAAACAAGGAGGAGTTCCAGCAGGAACTTCACAGCTAATTGTTAATGTATTAGATGACGAAAGTGCAGTAAAAACAGCTCAAATTACGATTTTACAAAATGGAAAAAAGGTAGTAAGTCAAAAAAAGAAGACAGCTAAATTTAAGCTTAATAATGGAGTTTATAAGGTTAAAGTAAGTAATGATCAATATGGTACTAAATCATATGATGTTTATTTAAGTAGTAATAGTAAACTAGATGTTAGATTAGCAGGTAAGGGTAACTTACTTGGCAATGGTAACTTTAATAAGAAATTATCAACTAATGAACCAAATGCAAAAGGTAAGGTGGATACAGAAGATAGTTGGATTTATCATTTAAATAGTGGAGGAAAAGCAACAGTTAGTATTAAAGATGGATTAGCACAAGTGATGGTTACTAATGCTGGACAAAATCCTTATTCAGTACAATTAATTCAAGCTCCGGTCAAGATAGAAAGAGGGGCCAAGTATAAGGTTACATTTGATGCTAAGTCATCACCAGGCAAGAAAATTCATCTAAAAATAGGAGCAAATGGAAATAGAGGTTGGACAGGATATATAGAATCAGCTAAAAAATTAACAGGAAACTGGAAATCATATGAATTTAATTTTACTATGGCTCAAGAAACAGATGAGAAGGCTCGATTTGAGTTATGGTTTTTAAATTCAGGTATGTATTGGTTGGATAATATTAGAATAGTCAAGGTTGGAGAAAGAAAAATGGCTAAAGAAGGAACTAAAACTGAAGTAGATGAGAATAAAGTAGAAGATTGGGAGTTAGTTTGGAGTGATGAGTTTAATGGAGATAAGATAAATAAGGATAATTGGAGTTTTGAAGTAGGAAACGGACATAAGCAAGGTATCCCAGGTTGGGGAAATGGAGAATTACAGTATTATACTGATGGAGATAATGCTAAGATTGAAGATGGAAAGTTAGTAATTACAGCCAAAGAAGAGAAAAGATCAGATTCTTATGGTAGTTATGATTATACATCTACTAGAATGGTTACTAATGATAAATTTAATCAGGCTTATGGTAAGATTGAATTTAGAGCTAAACTGCCAGAAGGACAAGGGATTTGGCCTGCTATTTGGGCATTAGGAGAAGATATTGATTCAGTAGGTTGGCCTAAATGTGGAGAAATTGATATTATGGAGTATCTTGGTCATAAGCCTAGTACTGTTCACGGAACAGTTCACGGTCCAGTAAGTGGTGGAGCAGGAATTGGTTCAGGCTATAAATTACCTGAGGGAAAGAAATTTTCAGAAGAATTCCATACATTTGCTATTGAATGGGATAAAGATGAATTAGAGTTTTACGTTGATGATACATTATATCATGTAGTAAGTAAAGATGAAGTTGGAGATAGAGAATGGGTTTATGATCACCCTTACTTCTTCATCTTAAATATAGCTGTAGGAGGTCACTGGCCAGGTAATCCAGATGAGACTACAAAATTTCCACAAACTATGGAAATTGATTATATGAGAGTTTATGAAGATAAAAACTCTGATACAATAACAGGAGAAGAGAAATGGGATTCTGAATATGAAAAGGAATGGGCTCAAGCTAAGAAAGAAGAGGCAAGTAGTGGTATAACTAGTGAGAAAGTTGTTAATGGTACTTTTGATAGTGAGATAGCTAATGATACAGAAGATCATCGTGATAATTGGTATGTTTGGGCTGGTCAGGGTGGTAAAGTTGGTTCTTTGGCTGTAGAAAATGGAGAATTTGCTATAGATGTAAAGGACATTGGTAGTAAAAGTTGGAATGTACAATTTAATCAATGGTTAAAATTGAAACCAGGTGTTACTTATAAAATAACTTTTGATGCTCGAGCAAAAAATAGTAGAGATATGAATGTTAAAGTATTACATCCTACTAACTATACAGTTTATGGAAAAGAAG contains:
- a CDS encoding carbohydrate binding domain-containing protein codes for the protein MSLKTRQVLAMVMLVSLILLSVVGCKQGGVPAGTSQLIVNVLDDESAVKTAQITILQNGKKVVSQKKKTAKFKLNNGVYKVKVSNDQYGTKSYDVYLSSNSKLDVRLAGKGNLLGNGNFNKKLSTNEPNAKGKVDTEDSWIYHLNSGGKATVSIKDGLAQVMVTNAGQNPYSVQLIQAPVKIERGAKYKVTFDAKSSPGKKIHLKIGANGNRGWTGYIESAKKLTGNWKSYEFNFTMAQETDEKARFELWFLNSGMYWLDNIRIVKVGERKMAKEGTKTEVDENKVEDWELVWSDEFNGDKINKDNWSFEVGNGHKQGIPGWGNGELQYYTDGDNAKIEDGKLVITAKEEKRSDSYGSYDYTSTRMVTNDKFNQAYGKIEFRAKLPEGQGIWPAIWALGEDIDSVGWPKCGEIDIMEYLGHKPSTVHGTVHGPVSGGAGIGSGYKLPEGKKFSEEFHTFAIEWDKDELEFYVDDTLYHVVSKDEVGDREWVYDHPYFFILNIAVGGHWPGNPDETTKFPQTMEIDYMRVYEDKNSDTITGEEKWDSEYEKEWAQAKKEEASSGITSEKVVNGTFDSEIANDTEDHRDNWYVWAGQGGKVGSLAVENGEFAIDVKDIGSKSWNVQFNQWLKLKPGVTYKITFDARAKNSRDMNVKVLHPTNYTVYGKEVKNLTSTMKTYSFEVKIPADAYEIANLSFELGAISSKSKITTVYFDNVSIEKIAE